One Dysidea avara chromosome 7, odDysAvar1.4, whole genome shotgun sequence genomic region harbors:
- the LOC136261193 gene encoding uncharacterized protein, with amino-acid sequence MCIYNVRYPILQLDEVVEHWQGSGEVEYDIDTCTTGRAYEGTRELATVALTPNFLPPLKMPITFAKLCFLLMVVVVKRLVYCKEITVNTDGNDTEDCLEGDYPCSSLGYVLNHLQSNDCVNITSNPVPLTTIVELHSLNAITIIGQVNTIVTCNSTGGVSCNNCSNVVIEGITWDGCGDPTAQNSTGGITFTSVTNASIINCILQNSKVCALHLHMVAGIINITGTQVINNANYDTVFCVDGQSGPHCFTSMHGSSGGLYIEESSEEAGVYISNCTFKRNGQFGNVYNLDIKDIENYASVDCAAIKVVHSNNTIVMRVTIEHTSFFSNRGNDGGAVIINTYNSPTITLYNIDFVNNSVVASSVNSSALMLQLNSPSPTPVLNMSFCNFTNNSDGRNVISFITTGQPVHLVVMSCNFIDNRRYDIALLEINMQSQSVASLVSLNFFNNTGSALLYLHLCHADVGVSLYNVQAIGNYGTSTFRRGGLLTFRVFENFCVVNITKLTFIKNKFARDGGGLDINGVFHESFKFSIQDSHFINNIGGNSGTVIYALLTSDHAFLFTIYSSSFVGNSGGSSIARIRKRSLGVIGNHRPGLLLMGKSTVFLHNFGGALTVTEVLVIGNGKTTFDSNTDNNGAALFLGNSFILLDFIPFQFYFIHNFAFRRGGAIYIEFPTNLNVAKCNWLMHLDRNEVCNGDIQGPVGCPVIDSDLLCDEILPEVVEDQQSCSFAFNLNSAAASGNAIFYDVSTLPAIENSSDPNSIFYLPESTFCFMSNQTTDLSTQPFKVRLKEPAKCNDMDCITYYITDIMLGEEIEIPAQIVGYNNRSAESTVFFVTCEENCTTSNGSTNYMITGTIPILISDKFGGIKITGIQNGPPLKLHLFSVSLQFDLVVELISCRSGYTYNKVAMQCECYTTDGIVSCTPEPTIKRDYWFGMVDNTTTVSRCPYTYCNFRRREISPGRFVLPSVQDNQCDSHRTGPACGSCDDGYTIPFDSVECINVDDCHPGYTVLAIIGVMAYWVIVIVATFFLMLWLHHIRCNIGYLYGIVYYYSVVDILLGQIASRSNGLSSLLPIFGGSLFKLYPGFLFRVCFVQGMDAIDQYVIHFAHPTAVLLLVWLLSKIAVRSQKFASIIGKAAIPTICLIVTLAYVSIADASLQLLRSLQFNDLDGSYVYLSPAIEYFTGRHIAYVILAAFFELIVGFALPLLLLVEPFINHKIDFTKIKPLLDQFQGCYKDRFRWLASVYLIGRQMILIITVIDFSNPYIEQYLLMIVCVIIVLLHYLFQPYNVDTLNKYDGILLHILLLIASLKIVAFSNGFTTDGIVGLTYVLYFFPFVVSLIFLLHYIHVITLKNKQTKTERSESISLESSRNLTSQISYIETFPHDLEDDDRDTSSRRSSFYTHYRDSFIAPMERL; translated from the exons ATGTGCATATACAATGTGAGGTACCCAATTTTACAACTGGATGAGGTGGTGGAACATTGGCAAG GGAGTGGGGAGGTGGAGTATGACATTGATACATGCACTACTGGCCGGGCTTATGAGGGCACCAGGGAATTAGCTACTGTGGCACTAACACCAAACTTTCTACCTCCCTTA AAAATGCCTATCACGTTTGCTAAACTGTGTTTTCTGCTTATGGTGGTTGTAGTGAAGAGACTGGTGTATTGCAAAGAGATCACTGTAAACACAGATGGAAATGATACTGAAGATTGTTTGGAAGGAGATTATCCTTGTTCTTCACTTGGTTATGTACTaaaccatttacagagtaatgATTGTGTCAACATAACATCCAACCCAGTCCCATTAACTACAATAGTAGAGTTACACAGCCTTAATGCTATTACAATAATAGGACAGGTTAACACCATTGTAACGTGTAACAGTACTGGTGGAGTATCCTGTAATAACtgtagtaatgttgttattgaagGGATCACATGGGATGGGTGTGGTGATCCTACAGCTCAAAATTCTACTGGAGGTATTACATTTACTAGTGTAACCAATGCATCCATCATTAATTGTATTCTACAAAATTCCAAAGTCTGTGCACTGCATCTACACATGGTAGCTGGTATCATTAATATTACTGGCACACAGGTGATAAACAATGCTAATTATGATACTGTGTTTTGTGTTGATGGTCAAAGTGGACCCCATTGCTTTACTAGTATGCATGGATCAAGTGGTGGACTGTACATTGAAGAATCATCTGAAGAAGCTGGTGTGTACATATCTAACTGTACATTCAAACGTAATGGTCAATTTGGAAACGTTTACAACCTTGATATAAAAGATATTGAAAATTATGCCAGTGTTGATTGTGCTGCTATAAAAGTGGTTCATTCTAACAATACTATAGTGATGAGAGTAACCATTGAACATACGAGCTTTTTTTCTAATCGTGGTAATGATGGAGGTGCAGTTATCATTAATACCTATAACTCACCTACTATTACATTATACAACATAGATTTTGTTAACAACAGTGTGGTAGCATCTTCTGTCAATTCCTCAGCATTAATGCTACAGTTAAATTCACCATCACCTACCCCTGTATTAAACATGTCATTTTGTAATTTTACCAATAATAGTGATGGACGTAATGTAATCAGCTTTATTACAACAGGACAACCTGTACATCTGGTTGTGATGAGCTGTAATTTCATTGATAACAGAAGGTATGACATTGCTCTCCTGGAAATCAATATGCAGTCTCAGAGTGTTGCAAGTCTTGTGTCTTTAAATTTCTTCAACAACACAGGAAGTGCTTTGCTTTACTTGCATCTGTGCCATGCTGATGTTGGTGTTTCATTGTATAATGTTCAGGCTATTGGTAACTATGGGACATCTACATTTAGAAGAGGTGGCTTACTGACATTTCGAGTTTTTGAGAACTTTTGTGTGGTTAATATTACAAAATTGACTTTTATTAAGAACAAATTTGCACGTGATGGAGGTGGACTTGACATTAATGGTGTTTTTCACGAAAGCTTCAAATTTTCAATACAAGACTCACATTTCATTAATAATATTGGTGGTAACAGTGGCACAGTTATATATGCTTTATTGACCTCTGACCATGCGTTCTTGTTTACTATTTACAGCAGCAGCTTTGTAGGAAATTCAGGTGGTTCTTCAATTGCCCGTATCAGGAAACGGTCTCTTGGGGTCATTGGGAATCACAGACCTGGATTACTACTAATGGGTAAATCTACAGTGTTCTTACATAACTTTGGTGGTGCACTTACCGTTACAGAAGTCTTGGTTATTGGTAATGGAAAAACCACATTTGATTCAAACACAGACAATAATGGTGCAGCTTTATTTTTAGGTAATTCCTTCATTCTGTTAGACTTCATTCCCTTTCAATTTTACTTTATTCATAACTTTGCTTTTCGACGTGGCGGCGCTATTTACATTGAATTCCCTACTAACTTAAATGTTGCAAAGTGCAATTGGCTAATGCATTTAGATAGAAATGAAGTATGCAATGGAGATATTCAAGGGCCTGTTGGTTGTCCAGTAATTGACAGTGATCTGCTATGTGACGAAATATTGCCTGAAGTTGTGGAGGACCAGCAGTCTTGTAGCTTTGCATTCAATCTTAACAGTGCTGCAGCCTCTGGCAATGCAATATTCTATGATGTCTCAACATTGCCAGCAATTGAAAATTCTTCTGATCCAAATTCAATCTTTTACCTTCCAGAATCAACATTTTGTTTCATGTCTAACCAAACAACAGATTTGTCTACTCAGCCATTCAAGGTTAGACTTAAAGAACCAGCAAAATGTAATGATATGGATTGTATAACTTATTACATTACTGATATAATGCTTGGTGAAGAGATAGAAATACCAGCACAGATTGTGGGTTATAACAACAGATCTGCTGAGTCAACGGTATTTTTTGTAACATGTGAAGAAAACTGTACCACTAGTAATGGCAGTACAAACTATATGATCACTGGAACAATTCCTATTCTGATAAGTGATAAGTTTGGAGGCATAAAAATAACCGGTATTCAGAATGGTCCTCCACTAAAGTTGCATCTCTTTAGTGTCTCATTACAGTTTGATCTTGTAGTAGAACTAATTTCTTGTCGATCAGGATACACTTATAACAAGGTAGCAATGCAGTGTGAATGTTATACCACTGATGGTATTGTTTCATGTACACCTGAACCAACTATCAAGAGAGATTACTGGTTTGGTATGGTGGACAATACTACCACTGTATCACGATGTCCTTATACATATTGTAACTTTAGACGCAGGGAAATTAGTCCAGGAAGgtttgtgttaccatcagttcAGGATAACCAGTGTGACTCACACAGAACAGGACCagcttgtggtagttgtgatGATGGCTATACTATACCTTTTGATTCTGTTGAATGTATCAATGTTGATGATTGTCATCCTGGGTATACAGTCCTCGCGATCATTGGTGTAATGGCTTACTGGGTAATAGTGATTGTTGCTACCTTTTTCTTAATGCTATGGTTGCACCATATAAGATGTAATATAGGATATTTGTACGGGATTGTCTACTATTACAGTGTGGTGGACATTTTGTTAGGACAAATCGCAAGCCGTTCAAATGGACTAAGCTCACTACTTCCAATATTTGGTGGCAGCTTATTCAAATTATATCCAGGATTTCTCTTCAGAGTATGTTTTGTACAAGGAATGGATGCAATTGATCAATATGTCATACACTTTGCACATCCAACAGCAGTTTTATTACTAGTTTGGCTACTCAGCAAAATTGCTGTGCGATCTCAAAAATTTGCTAGTATAATAGGCAAAGCAGCCATTCCTACCATATGTCTTATTGTAACACTAGCATATGTGTCAATTGCTGATGCTTCATTACAATTACTTCGATCATTACAGTTTAATGATTTGGATGGATCTTATGTGTACCTTTCTCCAGCAATAGAGTACTTTACTGGTCGTCACATTGCTTATGTCATATTGGCTGCATTTTTTGAGTTGATAGTAGGATTTGCTTTACCTCTTCTACTTCTAGTAGAGCCATTCATTAATCATAAGATAgattttacaaaaataaaaccactgttggatcagtttcaaggatgctaCAAGGATAGATTTCGTTGGCTTGCTTCTGTTTATCTAATAGGTAGACAAATGATTCTCATCATCACAGTTATTGATTTCTCCAATCCATACATTGAACAGTATTTGTTGATGATTGTTTGTGTTATCATTGTGTTATTACACTACTTGTTCCAGCCATACAATGTTGACACACTGAACAAATATGATGGAATACTTCTTCACATATTGTTACTGATTGCATCACTGAAGATAGTGGCATTTTCAAATGGATTCACTACTGATGGTATTGTCGGATTAACATATGTGTTGTATTTCTTCCcctttgttgtttccttgatCTTTCTTCTTCACTATATTCATGTTATTACATTAAAGAACAAACAAACTAAGACTGAAAGAAGTGAAAGTATCAGCTTAGAGTCATCTCGGAACTTAACTTCACAGATCTCATATATTGAAACATTTCCACA TGATTTAGAAGATGATGACAGAGATACTTCAAGTAGAAGGTCATCCTTTTACACTCATTATCGGGATTCTTTTATTGCTCCCATGGAACGTCTATAA
- the LOC136260815 gene encoding uncharacterized protein, translating to MSEITLAAVLVTIMLIWKNPVNASEITVNTDGNDTEDCLEGDYPCSSLGYVLNHLQSNDCVNITSNSVPLTTIVELHSLNAITIRGQGNTVVMCNNTGGVFCNICSNVVIEGITWDKCGDPQRQDPTTPDSTGGLTFTKITNLSITNCILRNSKVRALYLYMVAGVINITNTMVIDNSNYDTVFCLRAQSRYIRCLTSDYSETGGLYIEEASAETDLYISNCNFNNNGHFGRVNDTDPMTIEHETGEIADGTAIKVIHSNGTIPFNMTIEYSIFLYNRGRSGGAVNINSTNSPSIGLHFINFSRNSVVRSYVNSSALMIELYSISPTTLVLVLNMSFCSFVNNSDGRNVIGLIMAGEPVYLLMTNCDFVYNTMYEVGLIELNMQSQSTVDLVDLNFCNNSGSSLLFFQLRSANLNILLHNIRAIGNFGTSVVRRGGLLVFRLSEDNIIVNISNLTFWDNQFERRGGGLYIIGQFLSSFKLYVQDSHFENNIGQSSGTIIYSFLTSDNPYLIAIYNSSFLSNGGGSSIVRIIKQSLMADLVIVRKPAFLLLGQSTNFSQNSGGALSISNTILVGNGNTIFESNINNNGAALFLSDAYILPGISIFQFNFTNNFAFVRGGAIYIDLSTNSNVTKCNWLLQINSDQLCNQATISIADGCPVIDGEFLCREITPQSVTDSDPCNYVLLQNNASLAGNVIFYQAPELPAIETASDQSSIFYISQSNFCGDEINNARDFSTQPFQLRLNKPARCIDVNCTTYNVSDIMLGEVMEIPAQVVGYNNQSAESTIFFVECIENCTTSNGINYNITGNNPILINDMFRGIVITGIHNGPPLKLRLTSTTITLDLVVELTPCRSGYTYNKETMQCKCYTTDGVVSCTPKPTTIKRDYWFGMVDNTTTVSRCPYTYCNFRRREVSPGRFVLPSVQDDQCDSHRTGPACGSCEDGYTLPFDSVECINVDDCDPGYTVLVIIGVMAYWVIVIVVAFLTMLWLHHIKCTVGYLYGIIYYYSVVDILLGQVVSRSDELSSLVSIFGGTLFKLYPGFLFRVCFVQGFFTIDQHVIHYAHPTVVLMMMWILSKFASHSGKFTILIGKAAIPTICLILTLAYVSIADTSLQLFRSIKFTGVHEVYSYASPGIKYFTGRHIAYFMIAVLYEVVIVVGFPLLLLSQPFIVSKVNFTAINIYCTKLNLKPLLDQFQGCYKDRFRWLASVYLISRQVILIIKVIGFPDPYTEQYLLVIICVIVSLLHYVLQPYKSDRLNVYDGIILHTLLLIVSLKIISFSNGFTTDTIIGITYGLYFFPVLVALVFLCHYVYCIKHRTNADDIVATGYSETVVQQAKIASTRTTDVTVDNEKGEITSSCAHYQESLFNYVQLDHM from the exons ATGTCTGAAATTACTTTAGCTGCTGTACTGGTGACAATAATGCTGATCTGGAAGAATCCTGTGAATGCTAGTGAGATCACTGTTAACACAGATGGAAATGATACTGAAGATTGTTTGGAAGGAGATTATCCTTGTTCTTCACTTGGTTATGTACTaaaccatttacagagtaatgATTGTGTCAACATAACATCCAACTCAGTCCCATTAACTACAATAGTAGAGTTACACAGCCTTAATGCTATTACAATAAGAGGACAGGGTAACACCGTTGTAATGTGTAACAATACTGGTGGAGTATTCTGTAATATCtgtagtaatgttgttattgaagGGATCACATGGGATAAGTGTGGTGATCCTCAGAGACAAGATCCTACAACTCCAGACTCTACAGGAGGTCTCACATTTACTAAGATAACCAATTTATCCATAACCAATTGTATTCTACGAAATTCTAAAGTTCGTGCATTGTATTTATACATGGTAGCTGGTGTGATAAATATTACTAACACAATGGTAATTGACAATTCTAATTATGACACTGTATTTTGTCTTCGTGCACAAAGTAGATATATTCGTTGCCTCACAAGTGACTACAGTGAAACTGGTGGATTATATATTGAAGAAGCAAGTGCTGAAACTGATCTGTATATTTCAAATTGTAATTTTAACAATAATGGCCACTTTGGAAGAGTTAATGATACTGACCCAATGACTATTGAGCATGAAACTGGTGAAATAGCTGATGGTACTGCTATAAAAGTGATTCATTCTAATGGTACAATTCCTTTCAACATGACAATTGAGTATAGTATCTTTTTGTATAATCGTGGTCGTAGTGGTGGTGCAGTAAATATCAACAGCACTAATTCACCAAGTATTGGTTTGCATTTTATCAATTTCAGTAGAAATAGTGTGGTTCGGTCTTATGTCAATTCCTCAGCATTAATGATAGAGTTATATTCAATATCCCCTACTACCTTGGTGCTTGTTTTAAACATGTCATTTTGTAGTTTTGTCAACAACAGTGATGGACGTAATGTTATTGGTCTTATCATGGCGGGAGAACCTGTTTATTTGCTTATGACAAACTGTGACTTTGTTTACAATACGATGTACGAGGTTGGATTGATTGAACTAAATATGCAATCACAAAGCACTGTAGATCTTGTGGATTTAAATTTCTGTAACAATTCTGGAAGTTCTTTGCTTTTCTTCCAATTGCGCTCTGCCAACCTAAACATCTTGTTGCATAACATTCGAGCAATTGGTAATTTTGGAACATCTGTTGTAAGAAGAGGTGGTCTTTTGGTATTTAGGCTGTCTgaagataatattattgttaacatTTCAAATTTAACATTTTGGGATAATCAGTTTGAACGCAGAGGAGGTGGACTTTACATAATTGGACAGTTTCTTTCAAGCTTTAAATTGTATGTGCAAGACTCACATTTCGAAAATAATATTGGCCAAAGTTCTGGAACAATCATATACAGTTTTTTAACATCAGACAATCCCTATTTGATTGCTATTTACAATAGCAGTTTTTTGAGTAATGGTGGTGGTAGCAGTATTGTTCGCATCATTAAGCAGTCTCTAATGGCAGATCTTGTAATTGTCCGCAAACCTGCTTTTCTTTTACTAGGCCAATCGACAAACTTCTCACAAAACAGTGGTGGCGCACTTAGTATTTCAAATACTATACTTGTTGGCAATGGTAACACAATATTTGAATCAAACATAAATAATAATGGTGCTGCTCTCTTTTTGAGCGATGCTTACATTCTGCCAGGTATTTCTATTTTTCAGTTCAACTTCACAAATAATTTTGCGTTCGTACGTGGTGGAGCAATCTATATTGATTTATCAACTAATTCAAATGTTACCAAGTGTAATTGGCTGCTTCAAATAAACAGTGATCAACTGTGCAACCAAGCTACCATATCAATAGCTGACGGCTGTCCAGTGATTGATGGCGAATTTTTATGCCGTGAAATAACACCTCAGTCTGTCACTGATTCGGACCCATGTAACTATGTACTTTTACAGAATAACGCTTCATTGGCTGGTAATGTAATTTTTTATCAGGCTCCAGAATTGCCTGCGATAGAGACTGCATCAGATCAAAGTTCAATTTTCTACATTTCTCAATCTAATTTTTGTGGTGACGAGATTAACAATGCCAGAGATTTCTCTACACAACCATTTCAACTCAGACTCAATAAACCAGCAAGATGTATTGATGTGAACTGTACAACTTATAATGTTAGTGATATAATGCTTGGTGAAGTGATGGAAATACCAGCACAGGTTGTGGGTTATAACAATCAATCTGCTGAATCAACAATATTTTTTGTTGAGTGTATTGAGAATTGCACTACTAGTAATGGTATAAATTACAATATCACTGGAAATAATCCGATTCTAATAAATGATatgttcagaggaattgtaatAACTGGTATACACAATGGCCCACCACTGAAGTTGCGACTGACGAGTACTACAATAACATTGGATCTGGTAGTAGAACTAACTCCTTGTCGATCAGGATACACTTATAACAAGGAAACAATGCAGTGTAAATGTTATACCACTGATGGTGTTGTTTCATGTACACCTAAACCAACAACTATCAAGAGAGATTACTGGTTTGGTATGGTGGACAATACTACCACTGTATCACGATGTCCTTATACATATTGTAACTTTAGACGTAGGGAAGTTAGTCCAGGAAGgtttgtgttaccatcagttcAGGATGACCAGTGTGACTCACATAGAACAGGACCagcttgtggtagttgtgaagaTGGCTATACTTTACCTTTTGATTCTGTTGAATGTATCAAtgttgatgattgtgatcctggGTATACAGTCTTGGTAATCATTGGTGTAATGGCTTACTGGGTAATAGTGATTGTGGTTGCATTTCTAACAATGTTGTGGTTACACCATATTAAGTGCACTGTAGGGTATTTGTATGGGATAATCTACTATTACAGTGTGGTAGATATTCTGTTGGGGCAGGTTGTAAGTCGTTCTGATGAACTTAGTTCACTAGTTTCAATATTTGGTGGCACCTTATTCAAACTATATCCAGGATTTCTCTTCAGGGTATGCTTTGTACAAGGATTTTTTACAATAGATCAACATGTTATACACTATGCACATCCAACAGTAGTTTTGATGATGATGTGGATACTCAGCAAGTTTGCAAGCCATTCAGGAAAATTTACTATCTTAATAGGGAAGGCAGCTATTCCTACCATATGTCTTATCTTGACACTAGCATATGTGTCGATTGCCGATACATCACTGCAGCTCTTTCGATCTATTAAGTTTACTGGAGTACATGAAGTTTACAGTTATGCTTCTCCAGGAATAAAATACTTCACTGGCCGTCACATTGCCTATTTCATGATAGCTGTATTGTATGAAGTAGTGATAGTGGTTGGATTTCCTCTTTTACTACTATCACAACCATTTATAGTCTCTAAGGTAAACTTCACTGCAATAAACATATACTGTACGAAATTAAACTTAAAACCACTactggatcagtttcaaggatgctaCAAAGACAGATTTCGTTGGCTTGCATCTGTTTATCTAATAAGCAGACAAGTGATTCTCATCATTAAGGTTATTGGCTTTCCTGATCCATACACTGAACAATATTTGTTGGTGATCATTTGTGTTATTGTTTCTCTACTGCATTATGTGCTCCAGCCCTACAAGAGTGATAGGCTTAATGTTTATGATGGAATTATTCTTCACACCTTACTGCTAATTGTATCACTGAAAATTATTTCATTTTCAAATGGGTTCACCACGGATACCATCATTGGAATAACATATGGGTTGTACTTCTTTCCTGTTTTAGTGGCCCTGGTATTTTTGTGTCACTACGTTTATTGTATAAAGCACAGGACTAATGCAGATGATATCGTTGCTACAGGTTACAGTGAAACAGTGGTCCAGCAAGCAAAAATTGCATCAACTCGAACAACTGATGTTACTGTTGA TAATGAGAAAGGTGAGATAACGTCTAGTTGTGCTCATTACCAAGAATCTCTCTTCAATTACGTTCAGTTGGATCACATGTGA